The Eptesicus fuscus isolate TK198812 chromosome 17, DD_ASM_mEF_20220401, whole genome shotgun sequence genome has a window encoding:
- the WBP1L gene encoding WW domain binding protein 1-like isoform X1, whose product MERRRLLGGMALLLLQALPSPLSAGAEPPQDKETCVGTNNQSYICDTGHCCGQSQCCNYYYELWWFWLVWTIIIILSCCCVCHHRRAKHRLQAQQRQHEINLIAYREAHNYSALPFYFRFLPNYLLPPYEEVVNRPPTPPPPYSAFQLQQQQLSAQCGPAGGSPPGADPARGSQGAQSSPLSGSSRSSTRPPSIIADPEPSNIDMPANPAATKAPGMEPSGSVADLGELAPGAFLDKDSECKEELLKDYSCEQGSALPDSKDKTPGRHRRFTGDSGIEVCVCNRGHHDDNLKEFSTLIDDALDGPLEFCDSCHVRPPGDEEEGLCQPSEEQARDLGHPHLPRPPACLLLNTINEQDSPNSQSSSSPS is encoded by the exons gataAGGAAACCTGTGTGGGTACCAACAATCAGAGCTACATCTGTGACACAGGACACTGCTGTGGACAGTCTCAGTGCTGCAACTACTACTATGAACTCTGGT GGTTCTGGCTGGTGTggaccatcatcatcatcctgaGCTGCTGCTGTGTCTGCCACCACCGCCGAGCCAAGCACCGCCTTCAGGCCCAGCAGCGGCAACATGAAATCAACCTGATTGCCTACCGGGAAGCCCACAATTACTCAGCGCTGCCATTTTATTTCA GGTTTTTGCCAAACTATTTACTACCTCCTTATGAGGAAGTGGTGAACCGACCTCCAACTCCTCCCCCACCATACAGTGCCTTCCAactacagcagcagcagctgtctGCACAGTGTGGCCCTGCAGGCGGCAGCCCCCCAGGTGCTGATCCCGCCAGGGGCTCCCAGGGGGCCCAGAGCAGCCCCTTGTCAGGGTCCAGCAGAAGCAGCACAAGACCCCCGAGCATCATCGCTGACCCTGAGCCCTCCAACATCGACATGCCAGCCAACCCAGCAGCCACCAAAGCCCCTGGAATGGAGCCCAGCGGCTCTGTGGCTGACCTGGGGGAGCTGGCCCCTGGGGCCTTCCTGGACAAGGATTCCGAATGTAAGGAGGAGCTGCTGAAAGATTACAGCTGCGAGCAGGGCAGCGCCCTCCCCGACAGCAAGGACAAGACGCCTGGCAGACATCGCCGCTTCACGGGCGACTCGGGcattgaggtgtgtgtgtgcaacCGGGGCCACCATGACGACAACCTCAAAGAGTTCAGCACACTTATCGACGACGCTCTGGACGGACCCCTGGAATTCTGCGACAGCTGCCATGTGCGGCCCCCTGGTGACGAGGAAGAAGGGCTATGCCAGCCCTCCGAGGAGCAGGCCCGAGATCTTGGGCATCCCCACCTGCCCCGGCCACCGGCGTGCCTGCTGCTGAACACCATCAATGAGCAGGACTCCCCAAACTCCCAGAGCAGCAGCTCCCCCAGCTAG
- the WBP1L gene encoding WW domain binding protein 1-like isoform X2: MQNTVYCTEDKETCVGTNNQSYICDTGHCCGQSQCCNYYYELWWFWLVWTIIIILSCCCVCHHRRAKHRLQAQQRQHEINLIAYREAHNYSALPFYFRFLPNYLLPPYEEVVNRPPTPPPPYSAFQLQQQQLSAQCGPAGGSPPGADPARGSQGAQSSPLSGSSRSSTRPPSIIADPEPSNIDMPANPAATKAPGMEPSGSVADLGELAPGAFLDKDSECKEELLKDYSCEQGSALPDSKDKTPGRHRRFTGDSGIEVCVCNRGHHDDNLKEFSTLIDDALDGPLEFCDSCHVRPPGDEEEGLCQPSEEQARDLGHPHLPRPPACLLLNTINEQDSPNSQSSSSPS, encoded by the exons gataAGGAAACCTGTGTGGGTACCAACAATCAGAGCTACATCTGTGACACAGGACACTGCTGTGGACAGTCTCAGTGCTGCAACTACTACTATGAACTCTGGT GGTTCTGGCTGGTGTggaccatcatcatcatcctgaGCTGCTGCTGTGTCTGCCACCACCGCCGAGCCAAGCACCGCCTTCAGGCCCAGCAGCGGCAACATGAAATCAACCTGATTGCCTACCGGGAAGCCCACAATTACTCAGCGCTGCCATTTTATTTCA GGTTTTTGCCAAACTATTTACTACCTCCTTATGAGGAAGTGGTGAACCGACCTCCAACTCCTCCCCCACCATACAGTGCCTTCCAactacagcagcagcagctgtctGCACAGTGTGGCCCTGCAGGCGGCAGCCCCCCAGGTGCTGATCCCGCCAGGGGCTCCCAGGGGGCCCAGAGCAGCCCCTTGTCAGGGTCCAGCAGAAGCAGCACAAGACCCCCGAGCATCATCGCTGACCCTGAGCCCTCCAACATCGACATGCCAGCCAACCCAGCAGCCACCAAAGCCCCTGGAATGGAGCCCAGCGGCTCTGTGGCTGACCTGGGGGAGCTGGCCCCTGGGGCCTTCCTGGACAAGGATTCCGAATGTAAGGAGGAGCTGCTGAAAGATTACAGCTGCGAGCAGGGCAGCGCCCTCCCCGACAGCAAGGACAAGACGCCTGGCAGACATCGCCGCTTCACGGGCGACTCGGGcattgaggtgtgtgtgtgcaacCGGGGCCACCATGACGACAACCTCAAAGAGTTCAGCACACTTATCGACGACGCTCTGGACGGACCCCTGGAATTCTGCGACAGCTGCCATGTGCGGCCCCCTGGTGACGAGGAAGAAGGGCTATGCCAGCCCTCCGAGGAGCAGGCCCGAGATCTTGGGCATCCCCACCTGCCCCGGCCACCGGCGTGCCTGCTGCTGAACACCATCAATGAGCAGGACTCCCCAAACTCCCAGAGCAGCAGCTCCCCCAGCTAG
- the LOC103288524 gene encoding steroid 17-alpha-hydroxylase/17,20 lyase — translation MWELLALLLLTLAYFLWPKVKSPGAKYPKSLPSLPLVGSLPFLPRNGHPHVNFFKLQEKYGPIYSFRMGSKTTVMIGHHQLAKEVLIKKGKEFSGRPKVTTLDILSDKQKGVAFADYGAGWQLHRKLVLATFALFKDGNLKLEKILCQEISSFCDFLATQNGQSIDLGLPLFLAVTKIICLICFNTSYKNEHPIMKTIQIYNDGIMESLGKNSIVDIFPKLKIFPNKALETMKNCTKIRNELLTEIYEKHKKNFSSNSVTNLMDILIQAQMNSSNNNTGSDQDSKLLSDRHILATIGDIFGAGLETTTSVVKWTVAFLLHNPELQKKIQEEIEQNVGFGRTPTVSDRNHLVLLEATIREVLRIRPVAPTLIPHKAIVDSSIGEFAIDKGTNVVINLWALHHNEKEWHRPDQFMPERFLDPTGSQLISPSSSYLPFGAGPRSCIGENMARQALFLFMSWMLQRFDLEAPDDGQLPSLEGIPNVVFLIDSYKVKIKIRKAWKEAQGEGST, via the exons ATGTGGGAGCTCTTGGCTCTCTTGCTGCTCACCCTAGCCTATTTTCTTTGGCCCAAGGTAAAGAGCCCCGGTGCCAAATACCCCAAAAGCCTCCCATCCCTGCCCTTGGTGGGCAGCCTGCCATTCCTTCCCAGAAATGGCCATCCGCACGTGAACTTCTTCAAGCTGCAGGAAAAATACGGCCCCATCTATTCCTTTCGTATGGGTAGCAAGACTACAGTGATGATCGGCCACCACCAGCTGGCCAAGGAGGTGCTTATCAAGAAGGGCAAGGAATTCTCCGGGCGGCCCAAAGTG ACGACTCTAGATATCCTGTCAGACAAGCAAAAGGGTGTTGCCTTTGCTGACTATGGTGCCGGTTGGCAGCTGCATCGGAAGCTGGTGCTGGCTACCTTTGCCCTGTTCAAGGATGGCAACCTGAAGCTAGAGAAGATCT tATGTCAGGAAATCAGTTCGTTTTGTGATTTCCTGGCCACCCAGAACGGACAGTCCATAGATTTGGGCTTGCCTCTCTTCTTGGCGGTGACCAAAATAATCTGCTTGATCTGCTTCAACACCTCCTACAAGAATGAACATCCTATAATGAAGACCATACAAATATACAATGATGGCATCATGGAGTCTCTGGGAAAGAACAGTATAGTAGACATATTCCCTAAGTTGAAG ATTTTCCCCAACAAAGCCCTGGAAACAATGAAGAATTGTACTAAAATCCGAAATGAGTTGCTGACTGAAATCTATGAAAAACATAAG AAGAACTTCAGCAGCAACTCTGTCACTAACTTGATGGACATACTGATCCAAGCCCAGATGAACTCAAGCAATAACAACACTGGCTCAGACCAGGATTCAAAGCTGCTTTCAGATCGACACATTCTTGCCACGATAGGGGACATCTTCGGGGCCGGTTTGGAGACCACCACCTCTGTGGTGAAGTGGACTGTGGCCTTCCTGCTGCACAATCCTGAG CTGCAAAAGAAGATCCAGGAGGAGATTGAACAGAACGTAGGTTTCGGCCGCACACCAACTGTGAGTGACCGGAACCACCTCGTGCTGCTGGAGGCCACCATCCGGGAGGTGCTTCGCATTCGCCCCGTGGCCCCTACGCTCATCCCTCACAAGGCTATTGTTGACTCCAG CATCGGCGAGTTTGCCATTGACAAGGGCACAAATGTTGTCATCAATTTGTGGGCACTGCATCACAATGAGAAGGAATGGCACCGGCCCGACCAGTTCATGCCCG AGCGCTTCCTGGACCCCACAGGGAGCCAGCTCATCTCGCCATCCTCAAGCTACTTGCCCTTCGGAGCAGGACCCCGCTCCTGCATAGGGGAGAACATGGCCCGCCAGGCGCTCTTCCTCTTCATGTCCTGGATGCTGCAGAGGTTCGACCTGGAGGCCCCGGATGATGGGCAGCTGCCCTCCCTGGAGGGCATCCCCAATGTGGTCTTTCTGATCGACTCTTACAAAGTAAAGATTAAGATTCGCAAGGCCTGGAAGGAAGCCCAGGGTGAGGGTAGCACCTAG